Proteins encoded in a region of the Rutidosis leptorrhynchoides isolate AG116_Rl617_1_P2 chromosome 9, CSIRO_AGI_Rlap_v1, whole genome shotgun sequence genome:
- the LOC139869265 gene encoding cyclin-D4-1-like yields the protein MIPNIDFLASSLLCVEDNNCLCYDDEDYDFDNNRSYTFVNHFKTEHSVLDIPLQTDECLNLLIEKECEQFDAFIDYLYKLKNGKLDLVARQEAIDWITMVHAHFNFRPLSAILAINYLDRFLAVYELPAKDWMMQLLAVACLSLAAKIEETEVPLVLDLQVGGARFIFEAKTIQKMELLVLTTLKWRMQAVTPFSFLDDFLAKVNGGQPTSKSLILTSTQLILGLIKGIEFLEFKPSEIAAAVAIHVVGMGSSKMSALFQYVRKESVLKCLELLKELNGDCTRSLMSGTFTSMPKSPIGVLEAACFSSKTDDSTKRRRLNNTSFELKI from the exons ATGATACCCAACATTGATTTCTTAGCATCAAGTTTACTGTGTGTAGAAGATAATAACTGTTTAtgttatgatgatgaagattatgattttgataataatcgAAGTTACACTTTTGTTAATCATTTTAAAACAGAGCACTCTGTTCTTGATATCCCTTTGCAAACTGATGAGTGTTTAAATTTGTTGATTGAAAAAGAATGTGAACAATTTGATGCATTTATTGATTATTTATATAAACTGAAAAATGGGAAATTGGATCTGGTTGCAAGACAAGAAGCTATTGATTGGATTACAATG GTTCATGCTCATTTCAATTTCAGACCTTTGAGTGCAATTTTAGCAATAAATTACTTGGACAGATTTCTTGCTGTTTATGAATTGCCT GCCAAAGATTGGATGATGCAATTGCTAGCTGTCGCATGTTTATCATTGGCAGCAAAAATTGAAGAGACTGAAGTACCCCTTGTATTAGATTTGCAG GTTGGTGGAGCAAGATTTATATTTGAAGCAAAAACCATTCAGAAAATGGAGTTGCTTGTGCTGACCACATTGAAATGGAGGATGCAGGCAGTTACTCCATTCTCATTTCTTGATGATTTTCTTGCGAAAGTCAATGGCGGTCAACCCACTTCAAAATCTTTGATTTTGACATCAACCCAACTCATTCTAGGATTAATTAAAG GGATTGAGTTCTTAGAATTTAAACCTTCTGAGATAGCAGCAGCAGTGGCAATTCATGTGGTGGGAATGGGATCATCTAAAATGTCTGCTCTTTTTCAATATGTTAGAAAG GAGAGTGTTCTTAAATGCTTAGAACTGTTAAAAGAGTTAAATGGTGATTGTACAAGGAGCTTAATGAGTGGTACATTTACATCAATGCCAAAGAGTCCAATTGGTGTGTTGGAGGCTGCATGTTTTAGCAGTAAAACTGATGATTCTACTAAAAGGAGGAGACTCAACAATACATCCTTTGAGTTAAAGATTTAG
- the LOC139869266 gene encoding uncharacterized protein has product MTSNTSTVWFKFIPRKVNVFLWRFRLNALPLRWNLSAKGIEINSIVCPVCNNGVEDLSHLFFECSFALDIWYKSRLWMDCGFPSLHSWDDFISWFDASSFATGMKDKVIGIVVTILWALWRFRNVIVFNESFSIRSSLFDVIRLLSFRWLKNRGHRVSNWNTWLSVPL; this is encoded by the coding sequence ATGACTTCGAACACTTCTACGGTTTGGTTTAAATTTATCCCCCGAAAAGTGAATGTTTTTTTGTGGAGGTTTAGACTGAATGCTCTCCCCTTGCGTTGGAATCTCTCCGCGAAAGGTATAGAGATTAATTCGATCGTGTGTCCGGTTTGTAACAACGGTGTGGAGGATCTTTCGCATCTGTTTTTTGAGTGTTCGTTTGCCTTGGATATATGGTATAAGTCTCGACTTTGGATGGATTGTGGGTTTCCTAGCTTGCATTCGTGGGACGATTTTATTTCATGGTTTGATGCGTCTTCTTTTGCTACCGGGATGAAAGACAAAGTTATTGGGATCGTGGTCACCATTTTATGGGCTCTTTGGCGATTCAGGAACGTCATCGTGTTTAACGAAAGTTTTTCTATTAGAAGTAGCCTTTTTGATGTTATTAGATTACTTTCTTTCCGTTGGCTTAAAAACAGAGGTCATAGAGTTTCAAATTGGAACACTTGGCTCTCTGTTCCTTTGTAA